One genomic segment of Amycolatopsis sp. Hca4 includes these proteins:
- a CDS encoding carbonic anhydrase has translation MSVTDELLANNAAYAANFSGPLPLPPAKHVAVLACMDARINVYGVLGLNEGEAHVIRNAGGVVTEDEIRSLAISQRLLGTEEIILIHHTDCGMLTFTDDDFKRSIQEEVGVKPAWAAEAFGDLDDDVRQSIARIKNSPFIPNKDSVRGFVFDVATGKLNEVN, from the coding sequence ATGTCGGTCACCGACGAACTGCTGGCCAACAACGCCGCCTACGCCGCGAACTTCAGCGGGCCGCTTCCGCTCCCGCCCGCCAAGCACGTCGCCGTGCTCGCGTGCATGGACGCGCGCATCAACGTCTACGGCGTCCTCGGCCTCAACGAAGGCGAAGCCCACGTCATCCGCAACGCCGGTGGCGTCGTGACCGAGGACGAGATCCGCTCACTGGCCATCAGCCAGCGCCTGCTCGGAACGGAGGAGATCATCCTCATCCACCACACGGACTGCGGCATGCTCACCTTCACCGACGACGACTTCAAGAGGTCCATCCAGGAGGAGGTCGGCGTCAAGCCGGCGTGGGCGGCCGAAGCCTTCGGCGACCTCGACGACGACGTCCGCCAGTCGATCGCCCGCATCAAGAACAGCCCGTTCATCCCGAATAAGGACTCCGTGCGGGGGTTCGTGTTCGACGTCGCCACCGGGAAGCTGAACGAAGTGAACTGA
- a CDS encoding polysaccharide deacetylase family protein, protein MDDPLTRRRLFGVALGAAALAACSAPGQTPAPIGSASPEVVPPSSSTPSSSAPQPGRPATELVRSSSGRPQVALTFHGAGDPQVTRQVLDVVHQHGARITVLAVGTWLAEHPDAARMVRDGGHELGNHTWSHPALSGYKAEPMYAEIQRCRDKLAELTGSPGSFFRQSQGQHATPEELVEAGKAGYARVLSYDIDSLDWKDPGPAAIRAAVAKARAGSVVSMHLGHPGTVAALPGILTALADRGLTPVTASDLLA, encoded by the coding sequence GTGGACGACCCGCTGACCCGGCGCCGCCTGTTCGGGGTGGCGCTGGGCGCCGCCGCGCTCGCGGCGTGCTCGGCACCCGGGCAGACCCCGGCTCCGATCGGTTCCGCGTCGCCCGAGGTGGTGCCGCCGTCGTCGAGCACGCCGTCCTCCTCGGCGCCGCAGCCGGGGCGGCCGGCCACCGAGCTCGTCCGCTCCTCGTCGGGGCGGCCGCAGGTCGCGCTGACGTTCCACGGCGCGGGCGACCCGCAGGTCACCCGCCAGGTGCTGGACGTCGTGCACCAGCACGGCGCACGGATCACCGTGCTGGCGGTGGGCACCTGGCTCGCCGAGCACCCGGACGCCGCCCGGATGGTCCGCGACGGCGGGCACGAACTGGGCAACCACACCTGGAGCCACCCGGCGCTCTCGGGGTACAAAGCGGAGCCGATGTACGCGGAAATCCAGCGGTGCCGGGACAAACTGGCCGAACTGACCGGCTCGCCCGGCAGCTTCTTCCGGCAGTCCCAAGGCCAGCACGCCACCCCCGAAGAACTCGTCGAAGCGGGCAAGGCGGGCTACGCGCGGGTGTTGTCCTACGACATCGACTCCCTGGACTGGAAAGATCCGGGGCCGGCCGCCATCCGCGCCGCGGTGGCGAAGGCCCGGGCGGGCAGCGTGGTCAGCATGCACCTGGGCCACCCGGGCACGGTGGCCGCGCTCCCCGGCATCCTGACCGCGCTCGCGGACCGCGGCCTCACCCCGGTCACCGCGTCAGACCTGCTGGCGTAA
- a CDS encoding beta-propeller fold lactonase family protein, producing the protein MRVRLTAVVLAGVLAAGCSSGTGPAPSSMPDMPDTNGTGTAVPHLPTPPAPSPNPLPGMPPVPDPHDVDAAAGAGLLSPAVVGDKPLVYVPHSGSGDVWVIDPATFRVVAKYPAGKELQHVVPSWDLRTLYATDDRGDHVLPFDPKTGLPGKAFPVVDPYNMYFTPDGRYAISVAERLRKLVWYDPHTWQAHDETPTPECAGIDHADFSPDGRTAVFTCEFAGRVAVVDVATHRLLRMVDMPHRNTRMGPQDIKLAPDGSVYYIADSDANGLWVLDAAATKVLRFIPTGRGAHGLYLSRDAKQLYVTNRHEGSISVLDAYTGAPLTTWHIPGGGSPDMGNVTADGTQLWLSGRYDRVVYVLSTKDGALLAKIPAGNEPHGLCVWPQPGRYSLGHTGITR; encoded by the coding sequence ATGCGCGTCCGGCTGACCGCCGTGGTCCTCGCTGGCGTCCTCGCCGCGGGCTGCTCGTCCGGCACCGGCCCGGCTCCTTCGTCCATGCCGGACATGCCGGACACGAACGGCACCGGCACGGCCGTGCCGCACCTGCCGACCCCGCCGGCGCCGTCGCCGAACCCGTTGCCCGGCATGCCCCCCGTTCCCGACCCGCACGACGTCGACGCGGCGGCGGGCGCCGGCCTGCTCTCCCCCGCGGTTGTCGGCGACAAGCCGCTGGTCTACGTGCCGCACAGCGGCTCGGGGGACGTCTGGGTGATCGACCCGGCGACGTTCCGCGTCGTCGCGAAGTACCCGGCGGGCAAGGAACTGCAGCACGTGGTGCCCTCGTGGGACCTGCGCACGCTGTACGCCACCGACGACCGCGGCGACCACGTGCTGCCGTTCGACCCGAAGACCGGGTTGCCGGGCAAGGCGTTCCCGGTCGTGGACCCGTACAACATGTACTTCACCCCGGACGGCCGGTACGCGATCTCGGTGGCCGAGCGGCTGCGCAAGCTGGTCTGGTACGACCCGCACACGTGGCAGGCCCACGACGAGACGCCCACGCCCGAGTGCGCCGGAATCGACCACGCGGACTTCTCCCCCGACGGCCGCACGGCGGTGTTCACCTGCGAGTTCGCCGGCCGCGTCGCGGTGGTCGACGTCGCCACGCACCGCCTGCTGCGGATGGTCGACATGCCGCACCGCAACACACGCATGGGCCCGCAGGACATCAAGCTCGCCCCGGACGGTTCGGTGTACTACATAGCGGACTCCGACGCGAACGGCCTGTGGGTACTCGACGCGGCGGCGACGAAGGTGCTCCGCTTCATCCCGACCGGCCGCGGCGCGCACGGGCTGTACCTGTCACGAGACGCGAAGCAGCTGTACGTGACCAACCGCCACGAGGGCAGCATCAGCGTGCTCGACGCGTACACGGGCGCACCGCTGACGACGTGGCACATCCCGGGCGGCGGCAGCCCGGACATGGGCAACGTGACCGCCGACGGCACCCAGCTGTGGCTCTCCGGCCGCTACGACCGGGTGGTGTACGTGCTGTCCACAAAGGATGGTGCACTGCTGGCGAAGATCCCCGCCGGGAACGAGCCGCACGGGTTGTGCGTCTGGCCGCAGCCGGGCCGGTACTCGCTGGGCCACACGGGCATTACGCGGTGA